Genomic DNA from Streptomyces sp. NBC_01571:
CGCATCGACTATCCGGGCCATCTCAACGGGTTCGCCACCGATGTGACGCTGGTGGCGGAGGACGCCGCCAAGGACTCCAAGGGGCTGTGGAACTGCCAGGACGTCGAGTTCGTCGCCGAGGTCATCTCCAAGGGGACGGCGGCCAACGACTACGGCCCCAAGAAGACCGCGTACGCGAACGCCGAGGTGCCCGTCTATCTCGTCGCCGACCCCTACCAGGGCAAGTGCCATCTGTACACCCAGCCCAAGGACGGCGACTACATCACCGAGACGACCGTCGCCTTCGGCGGAGAGGTCGACATGACGACCACCCTCCTCGGCCTCACCATCAGGACGGACGACTTCCCCCGGGACTAGGGGCTGTCCCGGCGTTCCACTCTTGCCTAGAGCGCACTCCACGCCGTTGGGTGGGGAGTCATGAAGTACACGCAGCTCGGACGCACGGGACTCAAGGTCAGCCGGCTCGTCCTCGGCACCATGAACTTCGGTCCGCAGACCGACGAGGCCGACAGCCACGCGATCATGGACGCGGCACTGGCCTCAGGGATCAACTACTTCGACACCGCGAACGTGTACGGCTGGGGCGAGAACAAGGGCCGTACGGAAGAGATCATCGGGAACTGGTTCGCCCGGGGCGGCGAGCGGCGCGACAAGGTCGTGCTCGCCACCAAGGTGTACGGCAACATGGCCGCCGAAGGCGACGCCTGGCCCAACCACGACAAGCTCTCCGCGGTCAACATCCGGCGGGCGGTCGACGCCAGCCTCAAGCGGCTCCGGACCGACTACATCGACGTCTACCAGTTCCACCACGTCGACCGCCGCACCCCCTTCGAGGAGATCTGGCAGGCGATCGACGTCCTGGTCCAGCAGGGCAAGATCCTCTACGTCGGCTCCAGCAACTTCCCCGGCTACAAGATCGCCCAGGCCAACGAGATCGCCGCCCGGCGCGGCGGCACCATCGGCCTCGTCAGCGAGCAGTGCCTCTACAACCTCGCCGAGCGACGCGCCGAGATGGAGGTCATCCCGGCCGCGCAGGAGTACGGGCTCGGGGTCATCCCCTGGTCGCCGCTGCACGGCGGACTGCTCGGCGGGGTCATCAGGAAGGAGACGGAGGGCGGCCGCAGGGCGGGCGGCCGGGCCGCCGAGTCGCTGGCCAACACCGCCATCCGCGCGCAGATCCAGTCGTACGAGGACCTGCTCGACAAGCACGGGATCGAACCCGGCGAGGCGGCGCTGGCCTGGCTGCTGACCCGGCCCGGCGTCACCGGACCCATCGTCGGCCCGCGCACCGCGCAGCAGCTCGACTCCGCCCTGCGCGCCGTCGAGCTGGAACTGTCGCAGGAACTGCTGTCCGCGCTGGACGAGATCTTCCCCGGCCCGGGTCCCGCGCCGGAGGCCTTCGCCTGGTAGCACGCCCCCGCAGGGCGTCCAGGGAGTCGTCAGGGGTGCGGGAACCACGCGGCCTGTCCCACGGGACCGGGGCTCGCGGTTCCCGCGCCACCCGGCGGGTCGGGCTGTCCCTGGTTCTCCCGGGGGCTGCCCGGCTCGCCCGGCCGCTGCCCGGTTCTCCCGGGTGCTCCCCGGTACTCCCGGTGGCTCCCCGGTGGAGCGCGCCGATCGCGGGCGGGCCGCCTACTTGACCGCCGCGGCCAGCGCCACCACGACGAACATCAGCACGAGCACACCGGCCATGATTTGGTTTCGGGTCTTGGGATTCACGCCATTGAGGTTAACCGGCGGCTCCCGGCCCCCTTCAGCCGCCCGCCCCGGCCAGCGCCCACCGCGCCACCGTCTCGTAGCGCGGCTGCTCCCCCGGGACCCCCGACCTGGGCAGATTGCTGCGTACGAGACACAGCTCGCCCGCCGTCCAGGGACACCCGGCGAAGTCGTCCAGGGCGGTGACGTACGCCTCGAAGTCCGCGGCCTGCCTGCTGCGGGCCACCGTCAGATGCGGGCGGTAGCGGCGGTGCTCGCCCATCGGGACGCCCGCCCTGCGCGCCGCCGCCTCCGCGCGGTCGGCGAGCAGGCGCAGAGTGGTGACGTCACCCGACACTCCGGCCCACAGGGCCCGGCCGCCGAAGTGGCCGCCGCCCCGGAGGGCGAGCGGGACGGGCGGCGTACGCCGGGCGGCCCGGGACAGCCGGTCCGCGAGGGGACCGGTGAGCTCCTCCTCGACCTCGCCGTAGAAGGCGAGCGTGAAGTGCCAGCCCGGACGGCCCGTCCACCGCAGACCGTCCGCGCCCGGCAGCCGGTGCAACGCGTCCACCGCCGCGCCGAGTTCACGTACCGCTTCCTCGGGTGGCAGCACGGCCGCGAAGAGTCTCATGGCCCCACTCTCCCAGGATCGGGGGCCACGGTCGCCGGTCAGACCGCCGTCGCCAGCCGTTCCTTGGGGACGAAGCGCACTTGCGGATGGCCGCGGTGCCAGCCGACCGACAGGCGCAGCCCGCCCACGCGGGCCAGGACCAGGCCGACGGCCGTCGCGGCGGCGGCCGAGACCAGACCGCCGAGAGCGAAGCCGACGCGCGGACCGTAGGCGTCGGTGACCCAGCCGACCAGCGGCGCCCCGAGCGGCGTACCGCCCACGAAGACCATCATGAACAGCGCCATGACACGGCCGCGCATGACGGGGTCGGTGGCCATCTGGACCGTGGTGTTCGCCGTGACGTTGACCGTCAGGCCGAAGACCCCGATCGGGACCATGAGCAGCGAGAAGAGCCACAGCGACGGCACCACGGCCGCCACCGCCTCCAGCAGACCGAAGGCCAGGGCCGCCGCGATCAGCACGCGCAGCCGGGCCGTGCCGCGGCGGGCGGCGAGCAGCGCGCCGGCCACCGAGCCGACCGCCATCAGCGTGTTGAAGAGGCTGTACGCGCCGGCGCCCGCGTGGAAGACGTCGTCCGCGTAGGCGGAGAGCCAGACGGGGAAGTTGAAGCCGAAGGTGCCGATGAAACCGACGAGGACGATCGGCCAGACCAGGTCGGGGCGGCCGGCGACATAGCGGAGGCCTTCGCGGAGCTGCCCCTTGCCGCGGGGCGCCCGCTCGACCATGTGCAGGTCGCGGGAGCGCATCAGCAGCAGACCCGCGAGGGGGGCCACGAAGGACAGTCCGTTGAACAGGAACGCCCAGCCGGTGCCCACACCGGTGATCAGCACGCCCGCGACGGCGGGGCCGACGAGGCGGGCCGACTGGAAGTTGGCGGAGTTGAGGCTGACCGCGTTCTGCAGCTGGCCGGGGCCGACCATCTCGGAGACGAAGGACTGGCGGGCCGGGTTGTCGACGACCGTGGCGAGGCCGACGGCGAAGGCCGCCAGGTAGACGTGCCAGACCTGGACGTGGCCGGAGAGGGTCAGGAAGGCGAGCGCGAGCCCGGTGAGGCCCATGGCCGTCTGGGTGGCCAGCAGGGTGGGGCGCTTGGGGAGCCGGTCGACCAGGACGCCGCCGTACAGCCCGAAGAGCAGCATCGGCAGGAACTGAAGCGCGGTGGTGATACCGACCGCGGCGGAGGATCCGGTGAGGCTCAGCACCAGCCAGTCCTGGGCGATGCGCTGCATCCAGGTGCCGGTGTTGGAGACGACCTGGCCCAGGAAGAACAGCCGGTAGTTCCGGATTCTCAGGGAGCTGAACATCGAGGACGACGAGGCCGCCGAGGGCGACGGTGGTGCCGAGGGCGCCGGGCCGGCCGACGCGGAAGACGGGGAGGTCGCGGCCGCCGAGGAGGCCGGGGCCGAGGGGATCCGGGATCCGGGTGTGCGGGACGGGCGGGTGGCACCGTCAGGGGTGGGCGGGGAGTCGTGGGTGGCTGGTGCGGGGGCGGAGTCTGCTCCGGATCCCGTACTCAAAAGGGCTCGCCTCCTCGGGGGCACGGACAACGGTGTCCAGGGTGAGGGCGTGCCGCCCGGACGTCGGTCGGCACGCCGCGCGGGGCATCAGATCTGCGCGAGCTTCTCCAGGACGGGAGCGGCCTCGCGGAGCTTCGCCCACTCGTCCTCGTCCAGGGCCTCGACCAGGCCGGCCAGCCACGCGTTCCGCCTGCGGCGGCTCTCTTCGAGCATCGCCTCGGCCTTGTCGGTCTGCGTGACGACCTTCTGTCGGCGGTCCTCGGGGTGAGGCTCCAGCCTGACCAGGCCCTTGGCTTCCAGCAGCGCGACGATGCGGGTCATCGAGGGCGGCTGCACATGCTCCTTGCGGGCGAGTTCACCCGGCGTGGCGGAGCCACAGCGGGCCAGGGTGCCGAGCACCGACATCTCGGTGGGGCTCAGCGACTCGTCGACCCGCTGGTGCTTGAGTCGACGTGACAGCCGCATCACTGCGGAGCGCAGGGCGTTCACGGCGGCAGCGTCGTCGCCATGGGTGAGGTCAGGCAT
This window encodes:
- a CDS encoding Uma2 family endonuclease encodes the protein MTVLEDRIEMADDNRELTLDTLFESMERTTPEGYKVEIVEGTVFMAPQRDTHWEIILDIVEQLRTKYPRRRVKSDVRIDYPGHLNGFATDVTLVAEDAAKDSKGLWNCQDVEFVAEVISKGTAANDYGPKKTAYANAEVPVYLVADPYQGKCHLYTQPKDGDYITETTVAFGGEVDMTTTLLGLTIRTDDFPRD
- a CDS encoding aldo/keto reductase, which produces MKYTQLGRTGLKVSRLVLGTMNFGPQTDEADSHAIMDAALASGINYFDTANVYGWGENKGRTEEIIGNWFARGGERRDKVVLATKVYGNMAAEGDAWPNHDKLSAVNIRRAVDASLKRLRTDYIDVYQFHHVDRRTPFEEIWQAIDVLVQQGKILYVGSSNFPGYKIAQANEIAARRGGTIGLVSEQCLYNLAERRAEMEVIPAAQEYGLGVIPWSPLHGGLLGGVIRKETEGGRRAGGRAAESLANTAIRAQIQSYEDLLDKHGIEPGEAALAWLLTRPGVTGPIVGPRTAQQLDSALRAVELELSQELLSALDEIFPGPGPAPEAFAW
- the thpR gene encoding RNA 2',3'-cyclic phosphodiesterase codes for the protein MRLFAAVLPPEEAVRELGAAVDALHRLPGADGLRWTGRPGWHFTLAFYGEVEEELTGPLADRLSRAARRTPPVPLALRGGGHFGGRALWAGVSGDVTTLRLLADRAEAAARRAGVPMGEHRRYRPHLTVARSRQAADFEAYVTALDDFAGCPWTAGELCLVRSNLPRSGVPGEQPRYETVARWALAGAGG
- a CDS encoding MFS transporter, with protein sequence MFSSLRIRNYRLFFLGQVVSNTGTWMQRIAQDWLVLSLTGSSAAVGITTALQFLPMLLFGLYGGVLVDRLPKRPTLLATQTAMGLTGLALAFLTLSGHVQVWHVYLAAFAVGLATVVDNPARQSFVSEMVGPGQLQNAVSLNSANFQSARLVGPAVAGVLITGVGTGWAFLFNGLSFVAPLAGLLLMRSRDLHMVERAPRGKGQLREGLRYVAGRPDLVWPIVLVGFIGTFGFNFPVWLSAYADDVFHAGAGAYSLFNTLMAVGSVAGALLAARRGTARLRVLIAAALAFGLLEAVAAVVPSLWLFSLLMVPIGVFGLTVNVTANTTVQMATDPVMRGRVMALFMMVFVGGTPLGAPLVGWVTDAYGPRVGFALGGLVSAAAATAVGLVLARVGGLRLSVGWHRGHPQVRFVPKERLATAV
- a CDS encoding MarR family winged helix-turn-helix transcriptional regulator, giving the protein MPDLTHGDDAAAVNALRSAVMRLSRRLKHQRVDESLSPTEMSVLGTLARCGSATPGELARKEHVQPPSMTRIVALLEAKGLVRLEPHPEDRRQKVVTQTDKAEAMLEESRRRRNAWLAGLVEALDEDEWAKLREAAPVLEKLAQI